Proteins encoded together in one Bacteroidota bacterium window:
- a CDS encoding PmoA family protein, with protein MSCKKIFAIIFLTVFYINCKAQRIATIEVALPKTAVNICVPVQINLDAITFLPDSVLNLMEKSGENKVLVNFQIENGNQRTLNWLIEPKSGKSKYVFELIKGKNNKEANRIQTKNENGSLIIENGTRNLVSYVYKTVMPPKNVDTAFRKSGFIHPLWSPGGQVLTRIQAPDHYHHYGIWDSWAHTIFEGDSIDFWNLRDKKGTVRCANVISSTGGPVFGQIQVLEEYVAFKKNHLNKVALNQMETIRVYQPKDPGYYIMDVTLDMSCASSSPVLLQTYRYGGLGWRTTEQWNNDNCEILTSEGRSRKDADNSCARWIVVQGNVDNDYAGALMMSYPGNFNHPEPLRIWPLNTNRRGDMYANFTPVKNKDWVLIPGHSYVLKYRFVVFNGHLAKEKAESAWTYYSALPKVTVTK; from the coding sequence ATGTCGTGTAAAAAGATTTTCGCAATTATTTTTTTAACAGTGTTTTACATTAATTGTAAAGCGCAAAGAATTGCTACCATAGAGGTGGCGCTACCAAAAACTGCCGTAAATATTTGCGTTCCGGTACAAATCAACCTGGATGCTATTACCTTTTTGCCGGATTCTGTTTTAAACCTTATGGAAAAATCCGGAGAAAATAAGGTTCTCGTTAATTTCCAGATAGAAAATGGTAATCAGCGGACTCTTAACTGGCTGATAGAACCTAAAAGCGGTAAAAGCAAATATGTTTTCGAACTTATAAAGGGTAAAAATAATAAAGAAGCAAATCGTATTCAGACTAAAAATGAGAATGGTTCATTAATCATTGAAAATGGAACCAGAAATTTGGTTAGTTATGTGTACAAAACTGTTATGCCACCCAAAAACGTGGACACTGCCTTTAGAAAAAGCGGCTTTATTCATCCACTTTGGTCGCCAGGGGGACAGGTATTAACCCGGATTCAGGCCCCTGACCATTATCATCATTACGGTATTTGGGATTCCTGGGCACATACTATATTTGAGGGCGATTCCATTGATTTTTGGAACCTTCGCGATAAAAAAGGGACTGTCCGTTGTGCAAACGTTATTTCATCCACGGGAGGTCCTGTTTTTGGCCAAATTCAGGTCTTGGAAGAATATGTGGCATTCAAAAAAAATCATTTGAATAAAGTGGCTTTAAATCAAATGGAAACCATTAGGGTTTACCAGCCCAAAGATCCGGGCTACTATATTATGGATGTTACATTGGATATGAGTTGTGCAAGTAGCAGCCCTGTATTACTTCAAACCTATCGTTATGGTGGATTAGGATGGCGTACTACAGAACAATGGAATAATGATAATTGCGAAATTCTCACCTCAGAAGGAAGATCCAGAAAAGATGCTGATAATAGTTGCGCAAGATGGATTGTGGTTCAGGGCAATGTGGATAACGATTATGCCGGTGCCCTTATGATGTCCTATCCCGGTAATTTTAATCATCCGGAACCGCTTCGTATCTGGCCCTTAAATACAAATCGAAGAGGGGATATGTATGCAAATTTTACTCCTGTTAAAAACAAGGATTGGGTCTTAATACCTGGCCATTCCTATGTTTTAAAATACAGGTTTGTTGTATTTAACGGACACTTGGCAAAAGAAAAAGCAGAAAGCGCCTGGACATATTATAGCGCATTACCAAAGGTTACAGTGACAAAATAA
- a CDS encoding Gfo/Idh/MocA family oxidoreductase, which produces MIKTEQSRREFLKTSAKAATTTALIFGFPTIVPASVFGKNAPSERINIGAIGTGRISRAHDMPGILQYDFARIMAVCDLDTNRAADARSFVNKYYTNKFGQPYDGVSVYHDYRELLQNKDIDAVVVSTPDHWHALIGMDAVRAGKDVYLQKPTSLTIAEGRALCNAVHKTGRIFQIGSQQRSMAQFRYAAELVRNGRIGQLKTVYVGLPSDPSGEEEAEMPIPSNLNYDMWLGSTPYVYYTENRVHPQKGYDRPGWLRCEQFGAGMITGWGSHHIDCAHWAMNMEHSGPVEVWGTAEFPKKGLWDVHGNFKTEALYANGVKMKISNEYPNGIKFEGTEGWIFVTRGNYRATPNDPIIPGEVNALEASDPKIINSVIGPNEVHLYKSS; this is translated from the coding sequence ATGATTAAAACCGAACAATCGAGAAGGGAATTTTTGAAGACATCGGCAAAAGCCGCTACGACAACGGCCTTGATTTTTGGTTTCCCAACTATAGTACCTGCCAGCGTTTTCGGGAAAAATGCTCCCAGCGAAAGGATTAATATTGGTGCAATCGGTACAGGCCGGATATCCAGGGCGCATGATATGCCTGGTATTTTGCAATATGATTTTGCAAGGATAATGGCTGTTTGCGATCTCGATACCAACCGGGCAGCTGATGCAAGGTCGTTTGTCAATAAATATTATACCAATAAATTTGGACAACCTTATGATGGTGTATCCGTTTATCATGATTACAGGGAATTACTTCAAAATAAAGACATTGATGCGGTAGTAGTCAGCACGCCCGATCATTGGCATGCGCTGATTGGTATGGATGCGGTAAGGGCCGGAAAAGATGTTTATTTACAAAAGCCTACATCGCTGACCATTGCTGAAGGCAGGGCATTATGTAATGCAGTGCATAAAACTGGCAGAATCTTTCAGATAGGAAGTCAGCAAAGATCCATGGCACAGTTCCGTTATGCCGCTGAATTGGTAAGAAACGGCCGGATTGGACAATTGAAGACAGTCTATGTCGGTTTACCCAGTGACCCGTCAGGAGAAGAAGAAGCTGAAATGCCCATTCCTTCTAATCTTAACTACGATATGTGGTTAGGTTCCACTCCCTATGTTTATTATACCGAAAATCGCGTACATCCTCAAAAGGGATACGACCGTCCGGGTTGGTTGCGTTGTGAACAGTTTGGCGCCGGAATGATTACTGGGTGGGGATCTCATCATATTGATTGTGCCCATTGGGCTATGAATATGGAACATAGTGGCCCGGTTGAAGTATGGGGCACTGCAGAGTTTCCCAAAAAAGGATTGTGGGACGTACACGGAAATTTTAAAACCGAGGCCTTGTATGCAAATGGAGTCAAAATGAAAATCAGTAATGAATATCCTAATGGCATTAAGTTTGAAGGAACAGAAGGTTGGATTTTTGTTACAAGAGGTAATTATCGGGCAACTCCAAACGATCCTATAATACCAGGCGAGGTAAATGCCCTGGAAGCAAGCGATCCGAAAATTATTAATTCGGTAATCGGCCCTAATGAGGTACACCTATACAAAAGTTCT